A single Arachnia propionica DNA region contains:
- a CDS encoding threonine/serine exporter family protein → MTVPTLLVMAPGSSALRTLLYFDAGDVNRAVAQGIATMLGVVAMVAGLSAARMVTDPEWIFTRDDPPAIRVPVPRIRRRGN, encoded by the coding sequence ATGACCGTCCCGACCCTGCTGGTCATGGCGCCCGGCTCGTCGGCGCTGCGGACCCTTCTGTACTTCGACGCCGGGGACGTCAACCGCGCCGTCGCGCAGGGAATCGCGACGATGCTCGGGGTGGTGGCCATGGTGGCGGGTCTGTCGGCTGCCCGCATGGTGACCGATCCGGAGTGGATCTTCACCCGCGACGATCCGCCCGCGATCCGAGTGCCCGTTC